From the Excalfactoria chinensis isolate bCotChi1 chromosome 1, bCotChi1.hap2, whole genome shotgun sequence genome, one window contains:
- the LOC140261040 gene encoding organic solute transporter subunit alpha-like: protein MEGETNGTFLPSCGGSEPPYAQELLGSLDLAGRFLFAILTLMTLIANLVFIEEVIYIYRKIPSSKRSILIWINAAAPVIATTSCIGMWIPRSTMFTDFTASVFFAIVIHKFLMMMIKECGGQKLFLKRFENGHFKISTGPCCCCCLCLPGVRITRRSLFWLKLGTFQFALFRPVFMFLSTVLWTNGNYSVSNLSPKGAAIWISCFIAILTIIALWPVGIMFQQVRVLLNCKKIIPKFALYQFILILNHLQTAIINILAMQRIIPCVPPLSSPARGAYITHQILIMEMFLITLISRVVYRRRYDELDPPECITEEAGVKKQTPVLNVTVSEDGLRGL from the exons ATGGAGGGCGAGACGAACGGCACCTTCCTGCCGTCCTGCGGCGGGAGCGAACCTCCCTACgctcaggagctgctgggga GCCTTGACCTAGCTGGTAGATTTCTCTTTGCGATCTTGACTCTGATGACGCTCATTGCCAATCTGGTCTTTATAGAAGAAGTGATCTACATCTACAGGAAAATCCCCTCCTCCAAAAGGTCCATTTTAATTTGGATaaatgctgcagctcct GTGATTGCTACAACCTCATGCATTGGCATGTGGATTCCTCGCTCAACAATGTTTACAGATTTCACAGCATCAGT GTTTTTTGCCATCGTTATCCACAAGTTcctgatgatgatgattaaaGAGTGCGGGGGTCAAAAGCTGTTCCTGAAACGGTTTGAAAATGGTCACTTCAAGATCAGCACGGGGccctgctgttgctgctgcctgtgcctgcCCGGAGTGCGCATCACTAG GCGATCCCTCTTTTGGCTGAAGCTGGGCACCTTCCAGTTTGCTTTATTTCGAcctgttttcatgtttctgtcaACAGTGCTTTGGACCAATGGCAATTACAGTGTTTCCAAT CTATCTCCCAAAGGAGCTGCAATATGGATTAGCTGCTTCATTGCTATCCTTACCATTATTGCTCTGTGGCCGGTTGGAATCATGTTTCAACAAGTTAGGGTTCTCCTCAACTGTAAGAAGATCATCCCAAAGTTTGCTCTTTATCAG TTTATCCTCATTCTGAACCACTTGCAGACAGCTATTATCAACATTTTGGCTATGCAAAGAATTATCCCTTGTGTTCCTCCACTCTCTTCTCCAGCAAGAGGAGCAT acataACCCACCAGATCCTCATCATGGAAATGTTTCTAATAACTTTAATCTCAAGAGTGGTCTATCGGAGAAGATACGATGAGCTTGACCCTCCAGAGTGTATCACTGAAGAAGCTGGGGTCAAGAAGCAGACTCCTGTCCTGAACGTCACAGTTAGTGAAGATGGATTGCGAGGGCTTTAG